The Acropora muricata isolate sample 2 unplaced genomic scaffold, ASM3666990v1 scaffold_712, whole genome shotgun sequence genome window below encodes:
- the LOC136906402 gene encoding uncharacterized protein: MNGDMYNGFLNHQSGPSGLIIYPGYQQFHPLNVSTSHDESPARSESPSGSSGSGSENVNKRWEATEVKILISAYKDNHEDLKNSKSSKGKKSVWEKIFGTFTEHCKAAGIGSSRSLTQTKEKWRALFERYKAIVDNSKKTGRGRESFKFFEIMDEFLECSDKVRPKFVKQTQLLENKKNGESENLDKEEAPKNLEVVENCKDGVSPGEENVPQQRLRKRKRRQDEGQISESDKALFNLLQAQQESIRQSEERDKEAIQAMMKFQADSERRHQEFMVSVLGKLGDIFSSKNKI, translated from the coding sequence ATGAATGGTGATATGTACAATGGCTTTCTCAATCATCAATCTGGACCGTCGGGCTTAATAATCTATCCTGGTTATCAGCAGTTTCACCCTTTAAATGTATCGACAAGTCATGATGAAAGTCCTGCTCGCAGTGAAAGTCCATCGGGTTCTTCAGGTTCTGGCTCAGAGAATGTAAACAAACGGTGGGAAGCGACCGAAGTCAAGATTCTTATCTCTGCATACAAAGACAACCATGAAGATCTGAAGAACTCCAAAAGtagtaaaggaaaaaaatctgtGTGGGAGAAGATTTTTGGCACTTTTACTGAACATTGCAAAGCGGCTGGCATTGGAAGCTCGAGAAGTTTAACTCAAACGAAGGAGAAATGGAGGGCACTATTCGAAAGATACAAAGCGATTGTTGACAACAGCAAAAAGACGGGTCGCGGCAGAGAATCTTTCAAGTTCTTTGAAATTATGGATGAATTTCTTGAGTGCTCTGACAAAGTTCGCCCAAAATTTGTAAAGCAAACCCAATTACTGGAGAATAAGAAGAATGGAGAATCGGAAAATCTGGATAAAGAAGAAGCACCCAAGAATTTAGAAGTCGTGGAAAATTGCAAAGACGGTGTTAGCCCAGGTGAGGAGAATGTTCCACAACAGAGGTTACGAAAGAGGAAGAGGCGTCAAGACGAAGGCCAAATAAGTGAATCGGATAAAGCATTATTTAACCTGCTTCAAGCTCAGCAAGAATCGATTCGACAATCTGAAGAGCGAGATAAAGAGGCCATCCAAGCCATGATGAAATTTCAAGCTGACTCGGAACGTAGACACCAAGAATTCATGGTGTCTGTTCTGGGAAAACTTGGCGACATTTTTTCttctaaaaacaaaatttga
- the LOC136906403 gene encoding uncharacterized protein, translating into MRSAVPVEKRVSTSLWRLATGDCYRTCGLMMGVSKSTAIQCYHEFVHELNSFQGDFIKFPITRQDSLKKIEGFSQISKIPNVVAAIDGTHIPIKAPINNHEDYFNRKHFYSYVMQAVVDSHGLYLSVSTGYPGSLHDARVLRLSEIFDAVEKENILMEPTVDLHGTVIRPLVVGDSAYPLKTWLLRPVKDNGTLTREQKKFNKQLLKARIVSERAIGKTKGRWRVLDKRLDEDSDRIPDTIIAACVLHNICTLRGENYDVSDGSDDSDSEDDEDPTPGANATLQAVVDYVADL; encoded by the coding sequence ATGAGATCCGCAGTTCCAGTGGAGAAAAGAGTTAGCACAAGTTTGTGGCGACTAGCTACAGGAGACTGTTATCGTACATGTGGACTTATGATGGGAGTTTCAAAATCTACAGCAATACAATGTTACCATGAATTTGTGCATGAACTAAATTCTTTCCAGGGTGATTTCATAAAGTTTCCAATCACAAGACAagattctttgaaaaaaattgagggGTTTTCCCAGATCAGTAAGATTCCGAATGTAGTGGCAGCAATTGACGGAACTCATATTCCAATCAAGGCGCCGATAAATAACCATGAGGACTATTTTAACCGAAAGCACTTCTATAGCTACGTGATGCAGGCTGTTGTTGACTCCCATGGGCTGTATTTATCAGTTTCAACAGGATATCCAGGCAGCTTACATGATGCGCGAGTCTTGAGATTAAGTGAAATATTTGACGctgttgaaaaggaaaacattttAATGGAGCCTACAGTGGACCTTCATGGTACAGTCATTCGGCCACTAGTCGTTGGAGACTCAGCATATCCTCTAAAAACATGGCTACTTCGCCCTGTAAAGGACAACGGAACACTAACccgagaacaaaagaaattcaaTAAACAATTGTTGAAAGCAAGAATCGTTTCCGAGCGTGCTATTGGAAAGACGAAGGGGAGATGGCGGGTGCTAGACAAGCGTTTAGACGAAGATTCAGACAGAATCCCTGATACAATCATTGCTGCATGTGTACTGCACAACATTTGTACATTAAGAGGGGAAAACTATGACGTTTCAGATGGTAGCGACGACAGTGACAGCGAAGACGATGAAGACCCCACACCAGGTGCAAATGCAACACTCCAAGCAGTTGTTGATTACGTTGCCGATCTATAG